TGCGTAGACTATAGCCATACAGGAGTGAAAATAATACCAGTTGACTTTTTCCTATTACTTAAAGAACCAACCAACTACCCAAATAcaactttttaaatgaatttatttatttttaaatgattaagaaaagaaaaacttttgcaaatatttcgcattgcatgtttttatatcttggtgagGACCAAATGTCGCCACAAGTCCAAAACTGCCAGATatcctcgtgtgtgtgtgtgtgtatatatatatatatatatatatatatatatatatatatatatatatacacacacacacacacatacatacatacatacatacatatatatacatatatatgtatgtatatgtatgtgtatatatatatatatatatatatatatatatatatatatatatatatatatatatatatatatatattgtactgTGCAAAGGTCAAAGGAGCAAATATGCCTTCAAAAAAATAacgaaattaaatgtttctacatttaaaaaaatatactaTTAAAAggagtaaacagtaataaatgaaacaaaggcattatttggtgtgacaaccctttgctttaaaaaaaacaatagtctcaggtagaatgtgtgcagttttattaggaaatgagctgtaagttttattgagcagcttgcagaaccagacacggttcttctggagacttcgattgtcgcactcgcttcttatttttccAGCCAAATCCAGTAGCCTTCATTGCATTGTGGGGttattttgtctgaaaagtgatcTCTATTACgatttctttactgacatgcaaacagttttctgtaacatttaattatgTGCTGGAAagctaatgtttgggaatctaaaatgttttagtactgactcgataatgtagaaatcctaaaataaatatctataacaaagtttgtactaaaaaaaccCAAATTGGGTGGTTAAGacgtttgcacagtactgtatatatgaatatatatacaaCATGCAGCAAAAACATGTAGGTTTTGACCTTATGGGGACATTTGTCTGGTCCTCATGTGTAAATCtacttttttttagtaacaacaacaataaagaactgcagcttttaaaagAATCAAATGGTTTCCATTTGGTTCTTGGTGTTACGGTTAGGGGTTGATTAGGTCCTCACaagaatagtaataaaaatgtgtgtgtgtgtgtgcgtgtgcgtgtgtgtgtgtgtgtgtgtgtgtgtgtgtgtgtgtgtgtgtgtgtttataaggTGCTCCAGTGTTCCTAGATATATCCACTACAGAAAATGACAAGCTGCTAAACCAGGTAGGAACCATCCATTCACTCATATATCATTTAATATCTTTCTGAATTCATCTTCTTTATAACAGTACATTTTGATcttggttttgttttaaagatatTGTAAAATATTCTGTTGCTCAAATCCACATATCCGATCCATAGGGTATAGTGACTAAGCTCTGGTTACTACGTTCATGTGAGATCGGGGGAAATGAGTGACTACAGAAttgctgaaatgttttatatggaacagagagagagagagagagagagagagagagagagagagagagagagagagagatagagctgGTGGTCAAAACATTCTTATCTCACCTCATAATGTGGAAACACTGTTCAGTGCTTAGTTTAAAACTTACGACTCATGGGGTATTTATAAAATGTTGGGGTTGTTAGTTGATGCCTTTCAAAAATAGTTGGTTCATTTCTATATCAAAGCCAGCATTTAGAATTTTGAATATACTAAACATTTAAGTGGGATTGACCGAAAAGTGCCATTTACTTCCTGCATCCTGTCACACAGATAGATAACGTATGCTCATCCCTCCTTCCCGAAGAACGACCCCTCAGGGTGAGTAAGGCTCTCTTTCTACTATTAAGGCTGTGGGCCTTAATGTCGCAAGTAAACATTTTACTCAGGATGAGTCGGCTCCGGATTAAAGCTTCGGAGTCCTTTGAAAACATCTCTGTTAGCCTGAAATGATCCATTTGCATGAAAACCGTGCGATTAAACTGTCTGTAACCCTGTAACTTCTCCTCCAGACATTGGACACATTGTGGGATCTGTGTGACTTGATGCAGGGTGTGTTGCAGAAATCTGAGGTAAaatttttcatgtttaaatgaCATCATTAAGAGCTTGGtttatgttaaaatgttttatatattaatcCACATACTGTAGCCAGCAGTAGGCAGCTAGTCTGAGATCAATGCATTAAGAAAACAGATCTGTGAACGACGTAGTTGAGGTGAAGTTtgtctgtatttgtatatatacagGAACTGGCAGCTCGAGAAACAACAAAAAGGGtaagatactatatatatacacacacacacacacacacacacaaacacacattcactgatTTCTCAAATTACAGACTAACAGCATCATAACGTCCacctttttttctatttctatgtGGTCCTGtaaacatgtgtatgtgtacctaTACCTGTTCTATGTCCTTTCACACTTGCATTCTTGTAATTTTATGTACGTTTGCgtatttctttttcctttttgtgcTTATACATCCTTTGGTGTGTCTTTGAACTTGTCTTGACATGAAcgtgtttgttttaatgtgcACTTGcgtagtttttatttcattacactAAGACGAATACTGGAGTGCCTGATGGGACGGTACGTTATTTTTAacagctctttttttccctctcctttACTCTCTGCTTACTTGTCACTATACTGCAAAGTTGCACAGTGTTTGTTTACACGTCCAGCTGCAAATTAATACCCGTAAGCTGCAATAAGACGATGGTATACACGTACAGTATACACATGTTCAGGGATAAAGAACAATAAGCATGACTTCCCCTCTGTAAATCTGACACTCCCTTTGTGTGGCTGTCTTGCATGGAGTATGTGAGATACCTGCTCTGCCAAGACATGACACAAATGAACAGTTCTCTTgtgacagtttttaaattatgcgtgaaattatataaaaaaaaattaaatggttAAAATTGTACCGTATACTGCatccacagaacagaacagcacAAGTATAAAGTATAAACCCTAGAAATTTCATAATGGTAATGTGATACAACTGGCACAAATTTTGTATATGACATGTAAATCCATTTAtgtcgtacacacacactctatagaCACGTTTTCTTTCATTCTAAGGTGATGAATGTAACACCTGAACCAGTCTCTATGTCTTGCAACATGCATACCTTTCACATTGGACTCCAAACGGTTCCTCTCTGAAGGGGCAAAAGTAACATTTTCCCCAAATCCAAAATGCACTTAAACATCGTGCAGATTCATTCACATTcttataaacaaaaacaagtttCATAAAGAAGTACAGTTTGTTACTAAGTCATTTGGAGTCTAGCTAGCTGTATCAAGTATCCAAGACATGTTGGAATTCATTATACATCTCATCTCCGATGCATTAAAAGTAATTAGAGTTATAATGTCAAGATTGAACTCTATACAACATGTATACTGTAAGTGTGGCCGTGAATAATGAATAAGAATATATACTGCGACGACCATACCCTTACAGATTAGGGATCTCCAAATTCAATTCGAATTTTCTTTTACCTTTATTAGTGTTTGATTATTCTCACTTACATCTATAACATTTACAACACATTAATTCAAAAATGCCTTTTCATAGTTGTTAGAGTTGACATTTCTGGCCTATATCTGCCATAACGTGTTACATGGCACATGGTATCAGTGTCGTACAATTTTACATGCGACCTTTAATTAAAACGGCAAcatttatgaaatatttctaaattGATGTTGTATGATCGTTACCAGTCAGtacacatcatttaaaaaaaaaaaaaagaagaaataagacaaataaaactggaGCACTTACTTGCTTGAAGAAAATGATAGCACTTCCCGCTTcctcaaaaaacaacaacaaataaataaataaatcccaagGCTTAATAAAAGAATATATTACTTGAACaggagattattattattttttaatcagtgcAGGGACGTACCTATTTCTAATGATAACAAATACAagaaatatcaaacttttctaTAGTTGgaattacttttaattttggAATTACTTTTATTTCTATTACAGTTTGGATGAATATCCATGGAGATGTTGAAAATTTGCTTGAATAACATCTACTGGAAAATCACTCAGCGACTAGAAACTGTATTTCTCTTTTAAATAGGGAATGCACTATAATTTCGAAGGGATTTATTTTAGACGTAgaaattttaaatatacagGTTTTCCCCCAAAGTTTGCTGCAGGGACACCAATTTGGTAAAATGACCCTTATACAAATAAATCTAATACATTTCTGATTCTGAAGAGGTGAACAGGACTGAGTAGAATCCCCAATCGCACAATCACTGTATTCCCAACAAGACACGATCAGCTATCTAACATTATCTAACATAAATCACtgaagaaatatatttttttaaaggactaGCTGATATCCCCATAGCTACTAAATAGAGTTGCTAGGTAAtattaaatgagtaaataaaaatgtaataaaaatttaTACTTGACCTACATTCATGGATAAGCCAAAATGTGCTGCCAGACTGTGctgtcattttaataaaaaagttaGAATATTGCAACGATTCTGGACAGCATAGCATTCATCAGTTGGTCCTGATTTGTTTGGAGATCACgttaatgaaatgaatgaattctaTTGCAGAGGCTTTTCCCCGGCGAAGGCTTTGTGTCATTTGTGACTGCATTGACTGTCTTTTGGTGTacgatgtgtgtgtgattgtgtgtggttttgtgtgtgtgtgtgtgtgtgtgtgtgtgtgtgtgtgtgtgtgtgtggggtgttgGCACAGAGAACCTGCTTTTGCATGGCATTTGTGAGTATGTGTTTTTGCCCGACATTAACGCACGGTGTGTATAAGATTAAGGACGTTTTTGTGTATGTTATGTAGGGGTGTAAGAATTCTGCACTGATACATTACATGGTGATTTGTATGTATGGAATATCACAATGTACATTGAGATACATTTAAATTTAGAAATATATAGAGTCTGAATTcatggagttaaaaaaaaaagacaaatgtttGAAAGtgcgttatatatatatatatatatatatatatatatatatatatatatatatatatatatatatatataatttttttttttaaagtcttcgAATAACTGCCCTctcaccaaaacacacaaacccCTTTGCTACAATGTTCATGTTGCTTCAAGGCCAGCTTTGAATTTTCTCGGTAAATCATTTCTTTTGAGTATTGGATCAGGAGAAGTGCTgatgcatgtgcgtgtgtgtgtgcgtgtgcgtgtgcgctcTGTCCTCTTTGCAATCCACACCCTAATTCTTCTGGCAGTTGTTCATGGTTGTCATCTCTCtttgtgtccctgtgtgtgtgtgtgtgtatgtcagtcGACTGTGTTCCACCCTCTCCTGCAGCTCATACCGCAGCTCCATAGCAGAAGAGGTAGAAGAGTAGCATCACATGTATGTATCCTCTGCATGCTTCCTCCTCATACAACGTGTACTGATACTATGACTACACTAATGGACAGGGGAATGATCTCATCCTCTTaaagatttctctctctctcgctctctctctctctctctctctctctctctctgttctcgaCTTCCTCTGTGTTGAGCCTTCATGATCTCTTAGATAGATGTAATTGCATTGTCGTAATGAACACTTCATCATTACATCTTATCTCGCAAGAGTAATGACAGAGTTACACGCTACGACTCTAATTCATCAATGCTGTAACATCCATTATGGATTACTGTAACTTTGCATGTCATATCACGTAATGGTttgcttatttttgttttttgcccccccccatTACGAGCTGCAGGTGACATCATTGTAAACAATTAAAAAGGAAATTGCATCCTCGTTTAATACGTTATGATTCACCTTTGCcataatgattcatttaattaGGTCGCAGCTCTGAGGCATTTCTCCTGCTCATTAGTTGTTACATTAATGCTGTGTACTTATGACTTTTGTATGACTGCCATAGAATCCGTTGGGATCCAGTCTGATCGGATGATGCACGCTAGTGTGTGCATTTTGTTCTCAAATGAAATATTATATCTTAAGTCCTTTGCATACTTTACTGTTTAAATCACGGCAAATGATTTCTGGTTACATGGATAAaagattgagtgtgtgtgagtatgagtgtgcgGTGGGGTGCACTCGCGTTTGTTTCTGCTTATGCGCATCCCTTCCCAAGCACAAATGTTGCAGTGTGCCTCAAAATTAGCGGCATTAGATGTTCTTTTCCATTCGCCTGGTTATTATCGACTAAAATTATCTGCACTGACCAGCAGAGATACTAACGCAGCATCAAGCATGTAAAGCAGCTTATACTCTTAAAACATTTTGAAGGATGTTGACGTGTGGTCTCATGTAATAGCTTCCACAATAAACACTGTGGTTATAATTGGCTTTTGGGCAAAATTCTTgagattaaaaagaaatgtctATGTTGTAAAGAGCCTGCTTCACTTTAGCAGATTTATAGAGTTTATATCTAaatcttttttactttttttttttttttttttttttactgtactgtactttGTAACATTCACTGAAAAATGTTAAGCTGTCTTTATGGGCTTATGGTTCAGTTtagttgaaagaaaaaaaaaaagaccttcaTGGAAAGGCATCAGTTTATCAGCTGAAACAGATTTGGTGATGCTGAAAGAAATCAATCATGGGGAATGTTGGATGTCTCACACAGTTCAGCCAAAAGAGCTAGAATCATGGACTTTTGTTTGAAGGCATCACTGGATCATCTGAAACCAGTGTGGAGCTGATGTTGATGTTCTTGATTCATTTGAGTAGTTTAGTTCATTTTCTTTAGCTCTAACACTGCACTAGAAGCTTAAACTGCTGCAATGGAAAACCCTGAGATCTTCCAGCAGGCGTTTGGATGGATGAttagtaataatataatatatttgatTGAAAACTGGCCATGTTTCAGGTTACGTATGGTCAGGTCCagaagtatttggacagcgacacaGTTTTCTTATTTTTGCCTCTTACACCAccaaaacagatttttaaatgaaacaatcAAGATGAAGCAacgttcagctttaattcaaggggtttaatacaaatattgcattaactgtttaggatatacagcctttttttttttttttacagagtccctccattttcacaggctcaaaagtaattggacaaactaacataatcataaatattagggtTATTTCtgatacttggatgcaaatccttcgCAGTCACTGACTGCCTGAAATCGGGAACCCATGGACATTACcgaatgctgagtttcctcacTTGAAATGCTtcgccaggcctttactgcagccgccttcagttgctgcttgtttgcgagtgtttctgccttcagttttgtcttcactAAGTGAAAAGCgtgctcaattgggttgaggtcatcggACATTTAAGAGCATTtgatttctttgccttaagaagctcttgggttgctttcgtGGTATGTTTTGAGTTATCCATCTGTATTGTGAAGCTCTACACAGCATTTGAGCATAAAGTATAGTTCTGTACACTTCACAATTCATCCTCCTACTTCTTATCAGcaattacatcatcaataaacaccagtgacccagccGTACATGCCATAACACCTCCTCCACCGTgcttgacagatgatgtggtatgctttagATCATGagtccttcctttccttctccatactcttctcttcccatcattctggtacaagttcaTCTTCCATCAGAACagctcaggttttttttttttaaagaggtttTTCTACCAAAGTCTAATCTGACCTTTCTGTTTTTGAGTGTTATTAGTGGTTTGCCTCTTGAGGTAAaccgtctgtatttacattcctgaaggtgtctcttgattgtagactttgacaaagaaaaaaatagctgtaattcctaaatcgttaatgcaatatttttgttaaaccccttgaattaaagctgaaagtctgcacttcagtcacatcttgattgtttcatttcaaatccattgtcaTGGTGTACAGAGGCATAATTacgaaaattgtgtcactgtcctaATACTTacggacctgactgtatatctTGTCCTTAATGTGGTAAATCTAACACAGTGCTCTATTTGTACAGGAGACCCCACGCATGATCCATAGCAGAGGATACTTCTCATATCGGGTAGGTATCAATGATACCACACTTGTTCTTCATGTATTaccattaaaaagaaagaaaaaaacaagacaaacattttttttctggaaactCCTGTAAGTCCACCAAATGATGCAAACTTAACTTTTAGTTGTTTTACAGCAATTGGTTTATGTGCTCGGGAATACATAGTTGACGTGGAGTTATTTACGggtctctttttttcctcactttGCAGCCGCGAAATGGAAGACGATCAACAGAATACGTGtaaagaataattaaaaaaaaaaaaaaaaacgcacaaaaaaaaaactataaaaaaaaaaagaaaaggtacCAAATGCCACTTACTCCCTCATAAACAAATCTAACAGTGGCCTCCTGAACACCTTCTCTTAACCTGTATCTTCTGGTCTAAAACTCTCACTGAGCTTAGCCATTTTGTCTTTGTATCACAACATGGTGCTTTTCCTGTGGAGCAGCTGATTAGCCTCGATGGAGAACCAGAAATCCTGAGGCACCTATCCTTGGATCTATCCACTTATCACCCTTCTATAGTATATAGTGATATTGAATGTACATAGAAAAGCTTTTTGCTTTTGGTCCACAGGTCCTAATTGTGTAACCATGTTGTGTCTTGTAAAATAAAGTCATTCTGCAAAATGTGATTTTGAGCTTTTGCTgaatctctctatctctctaccaAAACAATCTGAAACAATACCTTTCAAATTCCAATGAAATCTATGTCTTGCTTTTATTCATGTTTAGGTCTGCAATGTATATACAGGCCTTGGATGGTGTAGAAAGATGCCACTGTACTGACTGCCATGAGTCTAAATTGTGCTCTGGTACCAGCAGCGAGATTTGTGATCCACACAACCATTTAGCACATTAATACATAGAGTACTTTAAAGTACATTTAGCAAGCACTTTATTGCACAATATATCAGTATCTGTTATTGTATTTGGCTTTAAACCAGACGTGTGATCTATACCTGAAGATTTTTCCCCCTAtaacccccccctccccctcccctttTTTAGGTTAACCCTAACAATCTGCCTTAGAAACtggaaaatactgaaaaaacaGGACTGCTGGAAAAAATGATAAAGCAATGTgcagaacataactttattcaactcctCGACCAAACGCTCTGTGGAAATTTCTGGAAAGCTTTCTATTTTCTGTCTAATGTGACTGAGTAAGCAATCTAACTATAACTATGAAGCAAGGACGCACTCACAAAGTGCTGCTTCCAGTCAACATGGGATCCTATAAGCAACATTTCATTATAATGACCGTATGCTTTTCAgagattttcttttcattttggcAAAGAAACAATCGTTTAAGAATGACAAAACACaatgcacatacacattttataatattaaaatgtagtTATATATTGGAGCATATTAGTAAAGTATTGGAACAAAAAagtcaatttaatttttttgcttcatactgaagacatttgtgtttgagatcaaaagatgaatatagatcagaatttcagcttttacttcTTAAAAAACACCTTAGaatatggcaccttttgtttgaacccacccatttttcaagtgaacAAAAACATTGGGAAAAAATTGattctttaaacaattaataccTCTGAATGTCTGCTTTTGGTTTGAGCTCTGgattttgcctgtgaagactacatttgttattaaaaaggataaaccaacatgaagagcaGGGAGctatctatgggagaaaagcaagccattttgcttctgggaaaagaaggaaaatcaaccaatcagtcaggctttccactagattttggagcgtggctgtggggatttgtgatcattcaaccagaagagcattagtgaggtcagacactaaTGTTGAATGAGAAGACCTGGTCAatctgtgttccagttcataCTAAAGGtgtgggattgaggtcagggctctgttcaggacactcaagttcttccactccaaccttaacacacaatgtcttcatggaacttgctttatgcacaggggtatcgtcatgctggaactggtttgggcctcttagttccagtgaagggaaattttaatGCTTGATTGTACAGCttttgtgtgcttccaacagctgtgtgcttccaacattgtggcaccagtttggggaagaaccacgtaTAGGTGTATTGTGTCAAGCTGATCGTATGTGTTGTGCAGATGGATGATGTGTGAAGAGTTTTATTACAAGTGAAATTCATGACGATTGCTGCTTGTTTGCAGTGTGAACAAGATGAACATTGTATGTCCAGTGCCATCTTCTGGATATTATTAATACTAGGGCAGGACACCGTCACTGTCCACAGCAAATAGGCTGTTGAAATACTGTTCCTCTGACATTAATTCAATAAACACTGGTTATGGGATATAAGTTTGTAAGAACCTTAAGTATTATATTTACTCTATGTTCACGTTTAAAACAAGACtggaacacaaaacaaaaagttctaCA
The sequence above is drawn from the Ictalurus punctatus breed USDA103 chromosome 25, Coco_2.0, whole genome shotgun sequence genome and encodes:
- the nmu gene encoding neuromedin-U isoform X1, whose translation is MKTNQWRKGAWESASSSMSPSHSTILAFALLLISAIPPCTGAPVFLDISTTENDKLLNQIDNVCSSLLPEERPLRTLDTLWDLCDLMQGVLQKSEELAARETTKRFLFHYTKTNTGVPDGTSTVFHPLLQLIPQLHSRRGRRVASHETPRMIHSRGYFSYRPRNGRRSTEYV
- the nmu gene encoding neuromedin-U isoform X2 yields the protein MKTNQWRKGAWESASSSMSPSHSTILAFALLLISAIPPCTGAPVFLDISTTENDKLLNQIDNVCSSLLPEERPLRTLDTLWDLCDLMQGVLQKSEELAARETTKRSTVFHPLLQLIPQLHSRRGRRVASHETPRMIHSRGYFSYRPRNGRRSTEYV
- the nmu gene encoding neuromedin-U isoform X3: MKTNQWRKGAWESASSSMSPSHSTILAFALLLISAIPPCTGAPVFLDISTTENDKLLNQIDNVCSSLLPEERPLRTLDTLWDLCDLMQGVLQKSEELAARETTKRETPRMIHSRGYFSYRPRNGRRSTEYV